The genomic segment AGACTTCCAAAATAAACAACCAAACTATACTCAATATTTCCTCAACACAACAGTAGTTTCCTTAAATGCTAGACGACGGCGCCATCGACAATGAGTTCCACCGCCGGCCCGAGCCGAGCACCGCCACTCCTCGGGTCCTAACCATCTTATCCTATGTGCTCGAAAAGCTAGTGGCGCGAAACAACCAGTTGCTAGTGTTGGGCCGCCGCGATGCTGATAATGGACTTATCAGCAACGGGGAAGGCGGCCTAGGACGGGTACTGGGGAAGAATTTTAATGCGTTTCATGGGGTTCGAGCTCCGAGTATAAGTATACCGAAGTATTTGGAGAGATTATACAAGTATACGAATTGTAGCCCGTCTTGTTTTGTGGTGGGGTATGTGTATATTGACAGATTGGGGCACAAGTATCCTGATTCACTCCTCGTTTCTTTGAATGTGCATAGGCTGATTGTCACCAGTGTCATGGTTGCTTCCAAAATGCTCGATGATGCGTAAGTTCTTTAATTTGCTCTCTCTAAACATGCCAATAAGtaatgagtttaaattatgttcACCCATTTTTATACAATAAGATCAAATTACAGTTGAATATAGGTAAATTTCTTGATAAGTATTACAATTGATGCACCCTTTGTTTTACTTGTAttcttaaatatgtcataatatatgtaattataaaaaaaattaaaattgttaTCTTTAACAGTCTACAAAATTTATGTGGCTTAAAAAGTTTTCATAAAGAAATATAAGaataattttattcttttttgaatggactaataagaaaatagtaCTATCAATTACTAGCTATTGTCGAATAACTTGAAACTGGCGcacaaactcataaacttcaaatcttgaatCCGCCTCGACGTTAAGCCATTTACGATATCCTAATATTTTTGTTGTTAAAATGTATTTCAGACACTACGACAATGCATTCTATGCCCGAATTGGAGGAATAAGCAATGCAGAATTAAACAAGCTAGAGTTGGAGCTACTTTTCTTACTAGATTTTGAAGTTAATGTGAGTTCACGAATTTTCGAGAGTTATTGCCAGTATCTGGAAAAGGAAATGTTGAGCAATGGACCAGGCCTCAAGATTGAAAGGCCAGCTATTAATAGCAGTGCTAGTACTGTTGATGATGCCACTGAAATTTCAGTTGAAGATGCTGACATTTCTTCACCATCCCAATCCCAAATACTAGATTGAATTATTCACCGATCAGTGACAGAGCTATAACTTCTAACGAGATGATTCAGTAAAATGCAAAAATGTCTACTTGGAATTCAATTAATCCTTCGGACCATATAACCTTGCCCCTGTGTTactctttctatatttgtgTAACTTATCACACACTTCAAAGGATATGAGTTTTTGTGCATTAGGACAAATCTGTTGTACCATGACACGAGTAATTCATGTAATTGGACATACAAGTtacaaagagagaagaaaagttCAGACCATTGCTTATTATTAATTGCACAGATTAGGGTTCGATTATGTTGCTTGTTTGATTTGGTTATCAATATTGTTTCTGATTAATTAAAAGATACTAGTAAAATTATCCGCGCTATGCGTAGTTATATAAACCTTATTAGATAtgtgaaagatttttttttctaataccCAAATATAAAGAATATGCtacaattctttttatttatcaaatcaagataaattaatttcatgttttaattagttctttttttctattttttcaacACTTATAAATATGCCCTTTCAAGTATATAGCCACGTAAACGAAAGAAAGGCAAGCTATCTGATGAATTTGCTGAAAATGCCAATGCCGCATCACCAACTTTCTGAACCCCTGATCTCTTGACTCAAAGTCTTGAGCCACGTAAATCAACCCCAAAGCTAAAGGAGTCCTGGATCAGGCGAAAGTGGTTATCGGAAATCGATATCCTTTATTGGGATTGAGAAAAGAAGTGGGATGATTAGGCCGAAGTGATTGGTGAAGcgtactttctttcttttcttgctttcG from the Lycium ferocissimum isolate CSIRO_LF1 chromosome 11, AGI_CSIRO_Lferr_CH_V1, whole genome shotgun sequence genome contains:
- the LOC132036159 gene encoding cyclin-U1-1, whose product is MLDDGAIDNEFHRRPEPSTATPRVLTILSYVLEKLVARNNQLLVLGRRDADNGLISNGEGGLGRVLGKNFNAFHGVRAPSISIPKYLERLYKYTNCSPSCFVVGYVYIDRLGHKYPDSLLVSLNVHRLIVTSVMVASKMLDDAHYDNAFYARIGGISNAELNKLELELLFLLDFEVNVSSRIFESYCQYLEKEMLSNGPGLKIERPAINSSASTVDDATEISVEDADISSPSQSQILD